DNA from Synechococcus elongatus PCC 6301:
GAGCAGGGATTTTTTAATGCGGCTCTACTGGAGAGCCGTCAGCAAGACAGCTAAAGCGATCGCTCGGACAGCAGGAGCAGATTCGGCGGACCCATCGTTAGGACAGGGAATCGGAGGACGAGCCCGCCCTCTTGGACTGGGGCGATCGCAACCTAGGGGTAGTAGCAGAGTGTGGGCAGACCTAAGCCTTCCTCCCAGCCCTGCATTAGGTTCAGGCATTGAATCGCCTGTCCTGCCTGTCCTTTGATCAAGTTATCGATCGCGGATAGCAAGACAATTCGCCCCGTGCGAGCATCGACCTCTAAGCCGAGATAGCAGAGGTTAGTGCCCGCTGCCCACTTGGTTTGTGGATAAGTCCCGTGCGTCAGTACCTTGACCATGGGAGCGTTGCGGTAAAAGGCCTGATAGACCGTCAAGCAATCTTCAGTCGTCAGATTGGGATCACGCAGCTTGGCGTAGATCGTGGCGTGAATCCCCCGTACCATCGGCATTAGGTGGGGCGTGAATTGCAACAGCACCTCATGACCGCTGAGGTCGCTACAGATTTGCTCGATTTCGGGAGTATGGCGGTGCCGAGCGACGCCATAGGCCCCGACGGAATTACCTGCTTCCGCGAGCAAGGCATTGGTCTTCGCCTGGCGGCCGGCCCCAGAAGTGCCCGATTTGGCATCGATCACAATCGTGTCGGGGTCGATCAAGCCCTGTTTAAGAGCCGGTGCTAGCGC
Protein-coding regions in this window:
- the argC gene encoding N-acetyl-gamma-glutamyl-phosphate reductase, with protein sequence MHESSRLPVGIIGASGYGGVQLVRLLQDHPQLEVAYLGGDRSAGKEFAELYPHLGPHLNLTIEAIDVDRIAERCAAVFLSLPNGLAYDLAPALLERGCKVLDLSADYRFHDLKTYALWYGGDRQDAAVAHTAIYGLPELYRNRIANAQLIGCPGCYPTASLLALAPALKQGLIDPDTIVIDAKSGTSGAGRQAKTNALLAEAGNSVGAYGVARHRHTPEIEQICSDLSGHEVLLQFTPHLMPMVRGIHATIYAKLRDPNLTTEDCLTVYQAFYRNAPMVKVLTHGTYPQTKWAAGTNLCYLGLEVDARTGRIVLLSAIDNLIKGQAGQAIQCLNLMQGWEEGLGLPTLCYYP